A part of Desulfomicrobium baculatum DSM 4028 genomic DNA contains:
- a CDS encoding transglutaminase TgpA family protein encodes MIHDKRRFSVTLLALALAFAPHLPRVPVFVGFFVFLAWGYALGMQYRGWPVPPRWLRAILALACLALVLSTYGRSFGRDAGVALLSLMLGLKAVESKSVRDMLALLFLAYFVVVTNVLYSQTLVMSAYMFFSVMAVTAALVHLHSGEPRLLPDLRRGGLLLVQALPLALILFVFFPRLQGALWGVHDERDEGVSGFSETLEPGSVASLSLSREVAFRVDFPGTIPDRDSLYWRGLVLDSFDGMTWFRDVPFDLVPPRIDALPAQSVSYTLTMEPHNREWVFALDLPVLAPRGTVLRSDQTLASLRMVRSRVRYELAAVQAPGLSPVPGPAWTALPEVGNPKARALAAEWKDAGLSPDEMVAAALKLFREGGFVYSLRPGAADKDIVDQFLFATRLGYCEHYSSAMAFLLRAAGVPVRVVVGYQGGEENPMGGYLIVRQSDAHAWVEVWTDGRWLRVDPTSVVAPQRLVTGVESFVPQGQGGVLPEGAQALRKVGRFFQLGWDAANNSWNQWVLGFSHDRQRSLWERLGIDSTTRAGAGKLAGVLAVGLCIILGGVFGVILRSRHGERDQATFLYGRFCRKLARLGLARGLAEGPRDYARRIGRQRPELALAARSIVDAYVALRYSGRGDLAAFKRLIDEFMGRKI; translated from the coding sequence ATGATTCACGACAAGCGCCGCTTCAGCGTGACGCTGCTGGCCCTGGCTCTGGCCTTCGCGCCGCATCTGCCGCGCGTGCCGGTCTTTGTCGGCTTTTTTGTCTTTCTGGCCTGGGGCTACGCCCTGGGGATGCAGTACCGGGGCTGGCCCGTCCCTCCCCGTTGGCTGCGCGCCATCCTGGCCCTGGCCTGTCTTGCCCTGGTGCTCTCCACGTACGGCCGATCCTTTGGACGTGACGCCGGAGTGGCCCTGCTGTCACTCATGCTGGGGCTCAAGGCCGTGGAGAGCAAATCCGTGCGCGACATGCTGGCCCTCTTGTTCCTGGCATATTTCGTGGTCGTGACCAACGTGCTTTATTCCCAGACCCTGGTCATGAGCGCGTACATGTTTTTTTCGGTCATGGCCGTGACCGCGGCCCTGGTTCATCTGCATTCCGGGGAACCCCGCCTGCTCCCCGATCTGCGGCGCGGGGGGCTGCTTCTCGTCCAGGCCCTGCCGTTGGCCTTGATTCTTTTCGTCTTTTTTCCGCGTCTGCAGGGCGCCCTGTGGGGCGTGCACGATGAACGGGACGAAGGTGTCAGCGGCTTCAGCGAGACGCTGGAGCCGGGTTCGGTGGCCAGTCTGTCCCTGTCCCGGGAGGTGGCCTTCAGGGTCGATTTTCCCGGCACCATCCCTGACCGTGACAGTCTGTATTGGCGCGGGCTGGTGCTGGACAGTTTCGATGGCATGACATGGTTTCGGGATGTGCCTTTCGACCTCGTTCCTCCGCGTATTGATGCCCTCCCCGCGCAAAGCGTGTCCTACACGCTGACCATGGAACCGCACAACAGGGAGTGGGTTTTTGCCCTTGATCTGCCCGTGCTCGCGCCTCGGGGCACGGTGCTGCGGTCCGATCAGACGCTGGCCAGCCTGCGCATGGTCCGCTCGCGGGTGCGTTACGAACTCGCGGCGGTCCAGGCTCCCGGTCTCTCGCCTGTTCCTGGCCCTGCGTGGACCGCACTGCCCGAGGTCGGCAATCCCAAGGCGCGCGCCCTGGCCGCTGAATGGAAGGACGCGGGCCTCTCGCCGGACGAGATGGTCGCGGCCGCGCTCAAACTTTTCCGGGAGGGCGGGTTTGTCTACAGCCTGCGGCCCGGAGCCGCGGACAAAGACATCGTTGATCAGTTTTTGTTTGCAACCCGCCTGGGATATTGCGAACATTACTCCTCGGCCATGGCCTTTCTGCTTCGCGCCGCCGGGGTTCCGGTCCGGGTCGTGGTCGGCTATCAGGGCGGGGAAGAGAATCCCATGGGCGGATATCTCATTGTCCGTCAGTCCGACGCCCACGCCTGGGTCGAAGTCTGGACGGACGGCCGCTGGCTGCGCGTCGACCCCACCTCCGTGGTCGCTCCGCAGCGTCTGGTGACGGGGGTGGAGTCCTTCGTGCCCCAGGGGCAGGGCGGAGTGTTGCCCGAAGGGGCTCAGGCCCTGCGCAAAGTGGGACGTTTTTTTCAGCTGGGCTGGGACGCGGCCAACAACTCCTGGAATCAATGGGTGCTGGGCTTCAGCCACGACAGGCAGCGAAGCTTGTGGGAGCGCCTGGGCATCGATTCGACCACCAGGGCCGGGGCCGGAAAGCTGGCGGGCGTCCTGGCCGTGGGGCTGTGCATCATTCTGGGCGGGGTGTTCGGCGTCATACTGCGCTCGCGGCATGGCGAGCGGGATCAGGCTACGTTTTTGTACGGCCGTTTTTGCCGCAAATTGGCCAGGCTCGGATTGGCCAGGGGACTGGCCGAGGGGCCGCGCGATTATGCTCGGCGCATAGGTAGGCAGCGCCCCGAACTGGCCCTGGCTGCCCGGTCTATTGTCGACGCGTATGTCGCTTTGCGCTACAGTGGCCGGGGGGATTTGGCGGCATTCAAACGACTGATCGACGAATTCATGGGGAGAAAGATTTGA
- a CDS encoding DUF58 domain-containing protein, protein MVLPRFIRNVILARQRADLPLRLNRRRIYILPTRAGTVFAFFLLAMLVAAINYTNNLAFLLTFLLGSISILSAIHAYANLAGLEVEAGRLFPAYCGDDARLQLFFRAGGRERRRLNVRIGTAEDEFSLSVGSGREMDLNVTTSRRGLLPLGQVVISTRYPLGLFRAWSPLVLPVTGLVYPKPLALDRMDWHHLQGDGDEGGIGVVSQSGEFGGVRPYRPEDGLSRVSWKASARGAGLFSKEFRSGVARTLVFDWDEVRATGYEERISLLAGLVREAEREGLCYGLRLPGLTIAPGSGAGQAHRCLEALALLPEAA, encoded by the coding sequence ATGGTTTTGCCACGGTTCATCCGCAATGTGATCCTGGCGCGGCAACGCGCGGATCTGCCCCTGCGTTTGAACCGGCGACGGATTTACATTCTGCCCACCAGGGCCGGGACGGTCTTTGCCTTTTTTCTCCTGGCCATGCTGGTCGCGGCCATCAATTACACCAATAATCTGGCATTCCTGCTGACCTTTCTGCTGGGCAGCATCTCCATTCTTTCCGCCATTCATGCCTATGCAAACCTGGCCGGGCTTGAGGTCGAGGCCGGCCGCTTGTTTCCGGCGTACTGCGGAGACGACGCGAGGCTGCAGCTTTTTTTCCGGGCCGGAGGACGGGAGCGCAGGCGACTCAATGTGCGCATCGGCACTGCCGAGGACGAGTTTTCTCTTTCTGTCGGATCCGGCCGGGAGATGGACCTGAACGTCACGACGTCCAGGCGCGGCCTGCTGCCTCTGGGGCAGGTCGTGATCAGCACCCGCTATCCCCTGGGGCTTTTTCGAGCCTGGTCTCCCCTTGTCCTGCCCGTGACCGGGCTGGTCTATCCCAAACCTCTGGCTCTCGACAGGATGGACTGGCACCATCTGCAGGGAGATGGAGATGAAGGAGGGATTGGGGTCGTCAGCCAGTCCGGAGAGTTTGGCGGCGTGCGCCCCTATCGGCCGGAAGACGGCCTTTCCCGGGTTTCCTGGAAAGCTTCGGCCAGGGGCGCGGGCCTTTTTTCCAAGGAATTCCGTTCCGGCGTGGCCCGGACTCTTGTCTTTGATTGGGATGAAGTCCGTGCAACCGGCTACGAAGAACGCATCAGCCTGCTGGCCGGGCTGGTGCGGGAGGCGGAGCGGGAGGGGCTGTGCTACGGCCTGCGCTTGCCGGGCCTTACGATAGCGCCAGGCAGCGGCGCGGGCCAGGCGCATCGCTGCCTGGAAGCGCTGGCCCTTTTGCCGGAGGCCGCATGA
- a CDS encoding AAA family ATPase, which yields MVGTLRQALDLLGGVVLGKDRQLRLSLACLLARGHLLIEDIPGIGKTTLAKALAVVLGLEFKRVQFTNDLLPADVLGVSVFDAAESSFVFHPGPVFTNVLLADEINRGTPRTQSALLEVMEEQQVSLDNSTRLLPRPFFVLATQNALDQAGTYPLPESQLDRFLFRISLGYPDLDSELELLGRSQTAGRPVLPEAVSNAEEVLDLQERVDHVRTSAALLRYVRDLLDWTRTGGRFVNGLSPRAGQALVRASRAWAFLDGRDFVLPEDVQAVFPSLAGHRLRSADGAGVDLAAILAAVPIP from the coding sequence ATGGTCGGCACTTTGCGGCAGGCTCTCGATCTGCTCGGTGGCGTGGTCCTGGGCAAGGACAGGCAGCTGCGTCTTTCCCTGGCCTGTCTCCTGGCCCGAGGACACCTCCTCATCGAGGACATTCCCGGCATCGGCAAGACGACCCTGGCCAAGGCCCTGGCCGTGGTCCTGGGCCTGGAGTTCAAGCGGGTGCAGTTCACCAACGACCTGCTCCCGGCGGACGTGCTGGGGGTCTCGGTCTTTGACGCGGCCGAGTCCTCCTTTGTCTTCCATCCCGGCCCGGTCTTCACCAACGTGCTCCTGGCCGACGAGATCAACCGGGGTACGCCGCGCACCCAGAGCGCATTGCTTGAGGTCATGGAGGAGCAGCAGGTCAGCCTGGACAACAGCACCCGCCTGTTGCCCCGGCCTTTTTTCGTCCTGGCCACCCAGAACGCCCTCGATCAGGCCGGAACCTACCCACTGCCGGAGTCACAGCTGGACCGTTTCCTGTTCCGCATTAGCCTCGGCTATCCGGACCTTGATTCCGAACTGGAGCTTCTGGGGCGCAGCCAGACCGCCGGGCGGCCGGTTCTGCCCGAGGCGGTCAGCAACGCCGAGGAAGTTCTGGATTTGCAGGAGCGGGTCGATCATGTCCGGACCAGCGCAGCGCTGCTGCGCTATGTGCGTGATCTCCTGGACTGGACCAGGACTGGAGGGCGGTTTGTCAATGGTCTTTCGCCCCGCGCGGGCCAGGCCCTGGTCCGTGCATCCCGCGCCTGGGCCTTTCTCGATGGCCGCGACTTTGTGCTGCCCGAGGACGTGCAGGCCGTCTTTCCGAGCCTCGCCGGTCACAGATTGCGTTCGGCCGACGGCGCGGGCGTCGATCTGGCCGCGATTCTGGCCGCGGTGCCCATCCCCTGA